One Dietzia sp. JS16-p6b genomic window carries:
- a CDS encoding VWA domain-containing protein — MSVPPRPPTTSTGRGLTAVIAVLCLCALIAGAGLVSAPRVLGQQSPADPSPAGGAPGDGSVAIVMDASSSMLEADVGGTRLAAAQSAARELVESLPEGARVGMLAYGSEESDAPDNRDAACRDVVTLAPVHPVDKAVLTDRIDGLTARGYTPIGNALLAAAEELGDEGERSIVLVSDGLDTCAPPDPCEVAGDLAGAGVDMTVHTVGFLVDDAARAQLECIAGATGGRFTEASDAASLSGRLQFLTRRGIEGYQTRGTPFEMGRTLRDAPMLGEGLYRSELTGAAVSGGRGPAGHLGVEIPDGHIAHVAATLIPPVDPDPTSGVTAAGLRIEAEHVSEECRVTGSDTSYEVGGGWKSPGATHLVIPSAENDPACGPDGYRVIAQRTGVSASELEVEVLVQFEPVPSDDELTGYPAVRSVPADAPTPDFGEAVPVAGGTSFNGADAVGPGTYSDALVPGETRFYRVPVEWGERLALGLRVPGSVRGALDHIQLEVANPFRVKPSNAVRTTFEDGPEEVFLLDTAPVQYRNRDGDREMSVQSQAGEHYVMVSLNDGSTSLPRGIEQPFELAVAIDGEPAPGPDWRPVFEDGPEPGPGGVAPTASDQDPTAVDDQPIAAADEGADDGTGWAWMAGGLLVVALAIVVAVALVRGRRGGGAGR, encoded by the coding sequence GTGTCAGTGCCGCCCCGCCCTCCGACCACATCGACCGGACGGGGCCTGACGGCGGTGATCGCGGTCCTCTGCCTGTGTGCGCTGATCGCCGGCGCGGGCCTCGTCAGCGCGCCCCGGGTGCTCGGCCAGCAGTCGCCCGCGGATCCCTCTCCCGCCGGCGGTGCTCCCGGTGACGGCAGTGTCGCGATCGTCATGGACGCCTCGAGTTCCATGCTCGAGGCCGATGTGGGCGGCACCCGGTTGGCGGCCGCCCAGTCCGCCGCCCGCGAACTCGTGGAGTCACTACCCGAGGGTGCGCGTGTGGGAATGCTGGCGTACGGGAGCGAGGAGTCCGACGCACCGGACAACCGGGACGCCGCCTGTCGCGACGTCGTCACGCTCGCCCCCGTTCACCCTGTCGACAAGGCGGTCCTGACCGATCGGATCGACGGACTCACGGCGCGCGGATACACCCCGATCGGCAACGCCCTGCTCGCCGCGGCAGAAGAGCTCGGCGACGAGGGTGAGCGGTCCATCGTCCTGGTCTCGGACGGGCTCGACACCTGCGCGCCGCCGGACCCGTGCGAGGTCGCGGGTGACCTCGCCGGAGCGGGCGTCGACATGACCGTGCACACGGTGGGGTTCCTCGTCGACGACGCGGCGCGAGCCCAACTCGAGTGCATCGCGGGGGCCACGGGCGGTCGCTTCACCGAGGCCTCCGACGCGGCCTCGTTGTCCGGACGACTGCAGTTCCTGACGCGCCGGGGTATCGAGGGATACCAGACCCGCGGGACCCCCTTCGAGATGGGCCGGACCCTGCGTGACGCGCCGATGCTGGGGGAGGGGCTCTATCGCTCCGAGCTCACCGGGGCCGCGGTGAGCGGTGGTCGAGGGCCCGCCGGCCACCTGGGCGTCGAGATACCCGACGGGCACATCGCGCACGTGGCGGCGACCCTCATCCCGCCCGTCGACCCCGATCCCACCAGTGGAGTCACGGCCGCGGGCCTGCGGATCGAGGCCGAGCACGTCTCGGAGGAGTGCCGGGTGACCGGTTCGGACACGAGTTACGAGGTCGGCGGTGGGTGGAAGTCGCCGGGAGCGACACATCTCGTCATCCCCTCCGCGGAGAATGATCCCGCGTGCGGTCCGGACGGATACCGCGTGATCGCGCAGCGCACCGGGGTGTCGGCCTCCGAACTCGAGGTCGAGGTGCTGGTCCAGTTCGAGCCCGTGCCCTCCGACGACGAGCTCACCGGATATCCGGCGGTGCGGTCCGTGCCGGCGGACGCACCGACCCCCGACTTCGGTGAGGCCGTCCCGGTGGCCGGTGGCACCAGCTTCAACGGTGCGGACGCGGTCGGGCCGGGCACCTACTCCGACGCCCTGGTGCCCGGGGAGACCCGCTTCTACCGGGTCCCGGTGGAGTGGGGTGAACGGCTGGCGCTCGGCCTGCGCGTCCCCGGGTCCGTCCGCGGTGCGCTGGACCACATCCAACTGGAGGTGGCCAACCCGTTCCGGGTGAAGCCCTCCAACGCGGTCCGCACCACCTTCGAGGACGGGCCGGAGGAGGTGTTCCTGCTCGACACGGCCCCGGTGCAGTACCGCAATCGTGACGGCGACCGGGAGATGAGCGTCCAGTCGCAGGCGGGCGAGCACTACGTCATGGTGTCGCTCAACGACGGGTCGACCTCGCTGCCGCGGGGGATCGAGCAGCCCTTCGAGCTCGCGGTCGCGATCGACGGCGAGCCGGCCCCGGGGCCGGACTGGCGGCCGGTGTTCGAGGACGGTCCCGAACCGGGTCCGGGCGGTGTGGCCCCCACCGCATCCGACCAGGACCCGACGGCGGTCGACGACCAGCCCATCGCGGCGGCGGACGAGGGGGCCGACGATGGCACGGGCTGGGCGTGGATGGCCGGTGGCCTGCTCGTCGTCGCGCTCGCGATCGTCGTGGCGGTCGCACTGGTGAGGGGACGGAGGGGTGGTGGGGCTGGTCGATGA
- a CDS encoding MFS transporter: MSFAILALALGGFGIGVTEFAAMGLLRSIADDFGLTEPQAGHVITAYALGVVVGAPLLTVWTSRWRRRTLLLVLMGLFTVGNTAAAFAPSAEVLVAARFLAGIPHGAYFGVASLVAASLAGPGKQARAVSLVLLGLSVATVIGVPAATGLGEAAGWQAAFLAVGVIGALTVAAIFVVVPEPRGAVAVRAREELAALARPQILATLAVGGVGFGGMFAVYTYIQWTMVDVAGIDRAWMPAVLAVYGLGMVAGNLVGGVVADRDLDRGLVVIATAMTAVLALFAVAAHHPVTALVGLFLVGATGSALVPGLQARLMKYAGRGQTLAAALNHSALNAANASGAWLGGVVIALGFGYTSPALAGATLAAAGLGILVGAVALDRRSGRDEVTTGR, translated from the coding sequence GTGTCGTTCGCGATCCTCGCCCTCGCCCTCGGTGGGTTCGGCATCGGCGTCACCGAGTTCGCGGCGATGGGTCTGCTCAGGTCGATCGCGGACGACTTCGGGCTCACCGAACCCCAGGCCGGGCACGTGATCACCGCGTACGCGCTCGGTGTGGTCGTGGGCGCACCGCTGCTGACCGTGTGGACCTCCCGGTGGCGCCGCCGCACCCTGCTCCTGGTGCTCATGGGGTTGTTCACGGTGGGCAACACCGCCGCCGCCTTCGCCCCCTCCGCGGAGGTCCTGGTGGCCGCACGCTTTCTGGCCGGCATCCCGCACGGGGCCTACTTCGGCGTGGCCTCGCTGGTGGCGGCCTCGCTCGCGGGCCCGGGCAAGCAGGCGAGGGCGGTGTCGCTGGTCCTGCTGGGGCTGTCGGTGGCGACGGTGATCGGTGTTCCCGCGGCCACCGGACTGGGCGAGGCCGCGGGGTGGCAGGCGGCCTTCCTCGCGGTCGGGGTGATCGGCGCACTGACCGTGGCGGCGATCTTCGTCGTCGTCCCCGAACCGCGGGGCGCGGTGGCGGTCAGGGCGCGCGAGGAACTGGCCGCCCTGGCCCGCCCACAGATTCTGGCGACCCTCGCCGTGGGCGGGGTCGGTTTCGGCGGCATGTTCGCGGTCTACACCTACATCCAGTGGACGATGGTCGACGTCGCCGGTATCGACCGAGCGTGGATGCCGGCGGTCCTGGCCGTCTACGGTCTCGGCATGGTGGCAGGCAACCTCGTGGGCGGTGTGGTCGCGGACCGGGATCTCGACCGCGGGTTGGTGGTGATCGCCACGGCCATGACCGCGGTCCTCGCCCTGTTCGCGGTGGCCGCCCATCATCCGGTCACGGCGCTGGTGGGTCTGTTCCTCGTGGGTGCGACGGGCTCCGCACTCGTGCCCGGACTGCAGGCCCGGCTGATGAAGTACGCGGGCCGGGGACAGACGCTGGCGGCCGCACTCAACCACTCGGCGCTCAACGCCGCCAACGCGTCGGGGGCGTGGCTCGGGGGAGTGGTGATCGCGCTGGGCTTCGGCTACACCTCGCCCGCCCTCGCCGGAGCAACCCTCGCGGCGGCCGGACTGGGGATACTCGTGGGCGCGGTCGCGCTGGACCGCCGATCGGGGCGGGACGAGGTCACGACGGGTCGGTAG
- a CDS encoding exodeoxyribonuclease III, which translates to MSLTISTVNVNGIRAAVKQRSETNLGFLPWLEGSGADVVALQEVRADEDQTRKALAPALDAGWHLVGSASSLKGRAGVALLSRHEPAEVRIGHGDPEFDESGRYIEAVYPGAVDGETVTVASLYLPSGSADTPKQDEKDRFMASFREHLAESAEVVGARDGHEMIVCGDWNIAHREADLKNHKGNHKSSGFLPHEREWMSELFADGSGWTDIVRHRRPDEIGPYSWWSQRGKAFDNDAGWRIDYHVVTDGLVERAVADRVDRASAYDRRWSDHAPVTVVYE; encoded by the coding sequence GTGAGCCTCACCATCAGCACCGTCAACGTCAACGGGATCCGTGCCGCCGTCAAGCAGCGGTCGGAGACCAACCTCGGATTCCTGCCCTGGCTGGAGGGCAGCGGCGCCGACGTGGTCGCGCTCCAGGAGGTCCGCGCCGATGAGGACCAGACCCGCAAGGCCCTGGCCCCGGCCCTCGACGCCGGGTGGCATCTGGTCGGCTCGGCCTCCTCGCTCAAGGGCCGGGCCGGCGTGGCGCTGCTGTCCCGTCACGAGCCCGCCGAGGTGCGCATCGGTCACGGCGACCCGGAGTTCGACGAGTCCGGTCGCTACATCGAGGCCGTGTACCCCGGCGCCGTCGACGGGGAGACGGTCACCGTGGCCAGCCTCTATCTGCCCTCGGGGTCGGCCGACACCCCCAAGCAGGACGAGAAGGACCGCTTCATGGCGAGCTTCCGGGAGCATCTGGCCGAGAGCGCGGAGGTCGTCGGCGCCCGGGACGGTCACGAGATGATCGTCTGCGGTGACTGGAACATCGCCCATCGCGAGGCGGATCTGAAGAACCACAAGGGCAACCACAAGAGCTCCGGCTTCCTGCCCCACGAGCGCGAGTGGATGTCCGAGCTGTTCGCCGACGGCAGCGGGTGGACGGACATCGTCCGCCATCGCCGCCCCGACGAGATCGGCCCGTACTCCTGGTGGAGCCAACGGGGCAAGGCCTTCGACAACGACGCGGGCTGGCGCATCGACTACCACGTGGTGACCGACGGGCTGGTCGAGCGCGCCGTGGCCGACCGGGTGGATCGCGCGAGCGCCTACGACAGGCGGTGGTCCGACCACGCGCCGGTGACCGTCGTCTACGAGTGA
- a CDS encoding PPOX class F420-dependent oxidoreductase codes for MPKYATADRPDRAGLDEFLRPRHRAVLITHRSSGGLQSSPVTCGVDSEGRLVVATYPQRAKVGNIRRDPAVSVCVLSDGFDGPYVHLDGTAEIVDLPEAVEPLVEYFRSVAGEHDDWDEYRAAMVRQGKCLIRVTIDDWGPVATGGFPPPESDQHTG; via the coding sequence ATGCCGAAGTACGCCACCGCAGACCGCCCTGACCGGGCCGGGCTCGACGAGTTCCTCCGCCCCCGGCACCGCGCCGTCCTCATCACCCATAGGTCCTCCGGCGGGCTGCAGTCCTCGCCCGTGACCTGCGGCGTCGACTCCGAGGGCAGACTCGTCGTGGCCACCTACCCGCAGCGGGCGAAGGTGGGCAACATCCGCCGCGACCCGGCCGTGAGCGTGTGCGTTTTGTCCGACGGGTTCGACGGCCCGTACGTCCACCTCGACGGCACCGCGGAGATCGTGGACCTGCCCGAGGCCGTCGAGCCGCTGGTCGAGTACTTCCGCAGCGTCGCCGGCGAGCACGACGACTGGGACGAGTACCGCGCGGCCATGGTGCGGCAGGGCAAATGCCTCATCCGGGTGACGATCGACGACTGGGGGCCTGTCGCCACGGGCGGGTTCCCCCCGCCGGAGTCGGACCAGCACACGGGCTGA
- the trpS gene encoding tryptophan--tRNA ligase has protein sequence MSEQSSTVSPAPTTGPSETGVPAKRQRVLSGIQPTADSYHLGNYLGAVRQWVELQDEYDAYYFIPDLHAITVRQDPKELRERVYRGCAQLLALGVDPARSVLFVQSHVPEHAELAWVLGCITGYGEAARMTQFKDKSSRHGTDGTTVGLFTYPVLMAADILLYRPHLVPVGEDQRQHLELTRDLAMRFNSRFKKTFVVPEGKILEGSAKIYDLQDPTAKMSKSGENPKGIVNLLDDPKVSAKRIRSAVTDSDGDIRFDREMKPGVSNLLTIQSAFTGRTVAELVADYQTSGAGYGALKTDTADALESFVTPLRGRFDEYMSDRAQLEQILADGADRARAVAGPVLSQVYQTVGFTAPRRG, from the coding sequence ATGTCTGAGCAGTCCTCGACCGTGTCTCCCGCGCCCACGACAGGGCCGTCCGAGACGGGAGTCCCCGCGAAGCGCCAGCGCGTCCTGTCCGGCATCCAGCCGACCGCCGATTCGTACCACCTCGGCAACTACCTGGGTGCCGTGCGGCAGTGGGTCGAGCTCCAGGACGAGTACGACGCCTACTACTTCATCCCGGACCTGCACGCGATCACGGTCAGGCAGGACCCCAAGGAGCTGCGGGAGCGGGTCTATCGCGGGTGCGCGCAGTTGCTCGCCCTGGGGGTGGATCCCGCCCGCTCGGTGTTGTTCGTGCAGTCGCATGTTCCCGAACACGCCGAGCTGGCCTGGGTCCTGGGGTGCATCACCGGGTACGGCGAGGCCGCGCGGATGACACAGTTCAAGGACAAGTCGTCCAGACACGGCACGGACGGGACGACCGTGGGGTTGTTCACCTACCCGGTGCTCATGGCCGCCGACATCCTGCTCTACCGCCCGCACCTGGTCCCGGTGGGGGAGGACCAGCGGCAGCACCTCGAGCTGACCCGCGACCTGGCGATGAGGTTCAACTCCCGCTTCAAGAAGACCTTCGTGGTTCCCGAGGGCAAGATCCTCGAGGGCTCGGCCAAGATCTACGATCTGCAGGACCCCACGGCCAAGATGAGCAAGTCGGGGGAGAACCCCAAGGGGATCGTCAACCTTCTCGACGACCCCAAGGTCTCCGCCAAGCGCATCCGCAGCGCGGTGACCGACTCCGACGGCGACATCCGATTCGACCGTGAGATGAAGCCGGGCGTCTCCAACCTCCTGACCATCCAGTCGGCGTTCACGGGGCGGACGGTGGCCGAGCTCGTGGCGGACTACCAGACCTCGGGGGCGGGGTACGGTGCGCTCAAGACCGACACCGCCGACGCGCTCGAGTCATTCGTCACCCCGCTGCGCGGTCGGTTCGACGAGTACATGTCGGACAGGGCTCAACTCGAGCAGATCCTCGCAGACGGCGCGGACCGGGCGAGAGCCGTCGCGGGCCCGGTGCTCTCGCAGGTGTATCAGACGGTCGGTTTCACGGCCCCGCGCCGCGGGTGA
- a CDS encoding ribonuclease HI family protein, which produces MTIIAAADGSALGNPGPAGWAWYIDESRWRRGGWARGTNNQGELTAVLDLLRQTAHSPEPLHILCDSQYVINSVTKWMAGWKRKGWKKADGKPVLNVQVMKALDEAMAGREVTFEWVKGHAGHELNEKADILANGAAKAYAARRVPGAGPGFPGARSVGAGDDPAVPPAVDGGTRTGTAAAARAATAPPSEATGSADSEPDLFSLADPAPTESPSAPRAPSSTTPHAASGESAVDLVVELEQSLLSDAVRADRRRLETLLDPSWRHVCARGEVWSREDRLAASGSPDQTSAERTMEIIEARELTSDTVLLVWREHMGGSSILRSSVWVRSQDSWRQAFQQGTAES; this is translated from the coding sequence GTGACGATCATCGCCGCCGCGGACGGCTCCGCTCTCGGAAACCCCGGCCCTGCCGGATGGGCCTGGTACATCGACGAGTCCCGATGGCGCCGCGGCGGATGGGCCAGGGGCACGAACAACCAGGGTGAACTCACCGCCGTCCTGGACCTCCTCCGCCAGACCGCGCACTCCCCCGAGCCGCTCCACATCCTGTGCGACTCGCAGTACGTCATCAACTCGGTGACCAAGTGGATGGCCGGGTGGAAGCGCAAGGGGTGGAAGAAGGCCGACGGGAAGCCGGTTCTCAACGTCCAGGTCATGAAGGCGCTCGACGAGGCCATGGCCGGCCGCGAGGTCACCTTCGAGTGGGTCAAGGGACACGCCGGGCACGAGCTCAACGAGAAGGCGGACATACTGGCCAACGGCGCTGCCAAGGCCTACGCGGCGCGGCGGGTGCCCGGAGCCGGCCCCGGATTCCCGGGAGCCCGGTCGGTCGGCGCGGGTGACGACCCGGCCGTGCCCCCCGCGGTCGACGGGGGCACGCGGACCGGGACCGCGGCGGCCGCGCGCGCCGCCACCGCCCCGCCCAGCGAAGCGACGGGTAGCGCGGACTCCGAGCCGGACCTGTTCAGCCTCGCGGATCCGGCGCCTACCGAGTCTCCGTCCGCACCGCGTGCACCGTCGTCGACGACCCCGCATGCCGCATCCGGCGAGTCGGCCGTCGACCTCGTGGTCGAGCTCGAGCAGTCTCTACTCAGCGATGCCGTCCGAGCCGATCGACGCCGACTCGAGACGCTCCTGGACCCCTCGTGGAGACACGTGTGCGCCCGCGGAGAGGTGTGGTCACGCGAGGACAGGCTCGCCGCCTCCGGATCACCCGATCAGACCTCCGCAGAACGGACGATGGAGATCATCGAGGCGCGGGAGCTGACCTCGGACACGGTCCTGCTCGTGTGGCGGGAGCATATGGGTGGGAGCTCGATCCTGCGCAGCTCGGTGTGGGTCCGCTCACAGGACTCCTGGCGGCAAGCCTTTCAGCAGGGGACCGCCGAGTCCTGA
- a CDS encoding acyl-CoA desaturase: protein MTLLQIPSFRSTKSTSTKSKSAATTPAGPEPIVLSAESVEIIGRELDAIRDRVAADLGTADRDYILRVVRMQRRLELTGRGLMFLGFLPPAWLAGVAALSASKILDNMEIGHNVMHGQYDWMRDDMLHSSSFEWDNVCPSDQWRHSHNYMHHTHTNILDLDRDIGYGILRMEYEQKWTPLRLGNPAYAFALMMLFEWGVMLHDLEYDNVLKGKRKWSDVKGLLAGWWGKVRGQVAKDYIVHPALTGPLFPLTFAGNLTANLVRNVWAFSVIFCGHFPSGAQVFTQEETAEETRGEWYVRQMLGSANISGSPFMHLATGNLSHQIEHHLFPDLPAHRYPEIAEEVRAICEEHGLPYTTGPLWKQVTNVWVKMFRLALPLPPTPADTPAVLIERRKVTPAA, encoded by the coding sequence ATGACCCTCCTGCAGATCCCCAGCTTCCGCTCCACCAAGTCGACGTCCACCAAGTCGAAGTCCGCAGCGACCACCCCCGCCGGCCCCGAGCCGATCGTCCTGTCCGCCGAGTCGGTGGAGATCATCGGACGGGAACTCGACGCCATCCGCGACCGCGTGGCGGCCGACCTCGGGACCGCCGACCGCGACTACATCCTTCGTGTCGTCCGCATGCAGCGTCGACTCGAACTCACCGGTCGTGGGCTCATGTTCCTGGGCTTCCTGCCGCCCGCGTGGCTCGCGGGGGTGGCCGCGCTGAGCGCCTCCAAGATCCTCGACAACATGGAAATCGGCCACAACGTCATGCACGGCCAGTACGACTGGATGCGTGACGACATGCTCCACTCGTCCAGCTTCGAGTGGGACAACGTGTGCCCGTCCGACCAGTGGCGCCACTCGCACAACTACATGCATCACACCCACACCAACATCCTGGATCTGGACCGGGACATCGGGTACGGGATCCTGCGCATGGAGTACGAGCAGAAGTGGACCCCCCTGCGCCTCGGTAACCCCGCCTACGCGTTCGCACTCATGATGTTGTTCGAGTGGGGCGTCATGCTCCACGACCTCGAGTACGACAACGTCCTCAAGGGCAAGCGCAAGTGGTCGGACGTCAAGGGCCTGCTCGCCGGCTGGTGGGGCAAGGTCCGCGGACAGGTCGCCAAGGACTACATCGTCCACCCCGCGCTCACCGGGCCGCTGTTCCCGCTCACCTTCGCCGGCAACCTGACCGCCAACCTCGTCCGCAACGTCTGGGCGTTCTCGGTGATCTTCTGCGGCCACTTCCCGTCCGGCGCCCAGGTGTTCACCCAGGAGGAGACCGCCGAGGAGACGCGCGGCGAGTGGTACGTGCGGCAGATGCTCGGGTCGGCCAACATCTCGGGCAGTCCGTTCATGCACCTGGCCACCGGGAACCTCTCGCACCAGATCGAGCACCACCTCTTCCCCGACCTGCCCGCCCACCGCTACCCCGAGATCGCCGAGGAGGTGCGGGCGATCTGCGAGGAGCACGGACTCCCGTACACGACCGGCCCGCTGTGGAAGCAGGTGACGAACGTGTGGGTCAAGATGTTCCGGCTGGCCCTGCCACTTCCGCCCACCCCGGCGGACACGCCGGCCGTGCTCATCGAGCGTCGGAAGGTGACACCGGCGGCCTGA
- a CDS encoding flavin reductase family protein: MTAPTISRLFSRGITRTLLTPHPVEHYVRSLGVNWADDPTGATVVAVDRPVADVTVITLRLPAGVERPAPGAALEVGVVVDGVVQRRHYSPVDPATRSDGLATIAVRRHPGGVVSEYLWSEAAPGMRLLLGDPVGEVTLPETRPADVVLVSGGSGITPMLSIASTLVGEGHCGAGATGRVAWLHYARRAEDVPFRDRIRELSRAGVEVRVVATADSDPSAPSDPVSGGLVGHLTSDHLDDVAPWHSDATIFLCGPDGLADGLAETLGPDRYADVLRERFTASTGPVPDGDGGTVTHVRSGVSAHNPGTTLLEGAEAAGLSPKHGCRRGICHTCTAVRVSGATRDLRTGEIDTEPGCLVQICVSAPVGDVEIEL; encoded by the coding sequence ATGACCGCCCCGACCATCAGCAGACTCTTCTCCCGCGGGATCACCCGCACCCTGCTCACTCCGCACCCGGTGGAGCACTACGTCCGATCACTCGGAGTGAACTGGGCTGACGACCCGACCGGCGCGACGGTCGTCGCCGTCGACCGGCCCGTCGCCGACGTCACCGTCATCACGCTGCGTCTCCCGGCGGGGGTCGAAAGGCCCGCCCCCGGAGCCGCTCTCGAGGTCGGCGTGGTGGTCGACGGCGTCGTCCAGCGCCGCCACTACTCCCCGGTCGATCCCGCCACCCGGTCCGACGGCCTCGCGACGATCGCCGTCCGACGGCATCCGGGAGGCGTGGTCTCGGAGTATCTGTGGTCCGAGGCCGCACCCGGGATGCGGCTTCTCCTCGGCGATCCCGTCGGGGAGGTCACCCTGCCGGAGACGCGCCCGGCCGACGTGGTGCTCGTCAGCGGCGGCAGCGGCATCACCCCGATGCTCTCCATCGCCTCGACGCTCGTCGGGGAGGGCCACTGCGGCGCCGGCGCCACCGGCCGGGTGGCCTGGCTGCACTACGCGCGCCGGGCCGAGGACGTCCCGTTCCGTGACCGGATTCGTGAGCTCTCGCGCGCCGGGGTCGAGGTCCGGGTGGTCGCGACCGCAGACTCCGACCCGTCAGCGCCCTCGGACCCGGTGTCGGGAGGCCTGGTCGGCCACCTCACGTCGGACCACCTCGACGACGTGGCGCCGTGGCACTCCGACGCCACCATCTTCCTCTGTGGACCCGACGGCCTCGCCGACGGCCTCGCGGAGACCCTCGGCCCCGATCGCTACGCGGACGTCCTGCGTGAGCGGTTCACCGCCTCCACCGGCCCCGTTCCCGACGGCGACGGTGGCACCGTCACCCATGTCAGGAGCGGGGTGTCGGCTCACAACCCCGGCACCACCCTGCTGGAGGGCGCGGAGGCCGCGGGTCTGTCCCCGAAGCACGGGTGCAGGAGGGGCATCTGCCACACCTGCACCGCCGTCCGCGTCTCCGGCGCCACCCGCGACCTGAGGACCGGAGAGATCGACACCGAACCCGGCTGCCTGGTCCAGATCTGCGTCTCCGCGCCCGTGGGCGACGTCGAGATCGAACTCTGA
- a CDS encoding TetR/AcrR family transcriptional regulator yields MTTPGSRAEQKRHTRALIVAAGRNAVATRGFSGLGVREIAREAGIVPTAFYRHFESVDALATEIAAGAAEALGGLVDALVAEPASDPAVDWPERASALAVREPQNWSVLARGLVDTTHADHRVLSAAVDAARRRVGIALGRLETLSGADGNAVDVAADLVVVVLLRLVVEVAVGHDARAAADECTGRLRIILAGAGTVSG; encoded by the coding sequence GTGACGACACCGGGTTCACGCGCGGAGCAGAAGCGGCACACGCGTGCACTGATCGTGGCCGCGGGCCGCAACGCAGTGGCCACGCGGGGCTTCTCCGGCCTCGGCGTCCGCGAGATCGCACGAGAGGCGGGCATCGTCCCCACCGCGTTCTACCGGCATTTCGAGTCGGTGGACGCCCTGGCCACCGAGATCGCTGCCGGGGCCGCCGAGGCGTTGGGTGGTCTGGTCGACGCCCTGGTGGCCGAACCCGCATCCGATCCCGCGGTGGACTGGCCCGAGCGGGCCTCGGCCCTGGCGGTCCGCGAGCCGCAGAACTGGTCGGTGCTCGCCCGCGGGCTCGTCGACACCACCCACGCCGACCACCGGGTTCTCTCGGCGGCCGTCGACGCCGCGCGCCGACGGGTGGGGATCGCGCTGGGTCGGCTCGAGACGCTGTCGGGCGCGGACGGGAACGCGGTCGACGTCGCGGCCGACCTCGTCGTCGTCGTCCTGCTGCGACTCGTCGTGGAGGTGGCGGTGGGACACGACGCCCGCGCGGCCGCCGACGAGTGCACCGGCCGCCTGCGGATCATCCTCGCAGGAGCCGGCACGGTGTCCGGGTGA